One part of the Cyclobacteriaceae bacterium genome encodes these proteins:
- a CDS encoding strawberry notch family protein, producing the protein MDAKTRHNRKSIERIAASYGITDKSEVKEYTELAIVLKARSIALSALPLKAKYESIVELYQSQVNISHRTSQSILLQQYSTPAPISFLAGVFVNADQDVTVFEPSAGNGLLIISANPSRVVVNEIDKLRRSNLQDQGYKQVLSQDATQPFKGFEKKFDAVLTNPPFGLLDKDVKYESFSIEVLDHLMALRALDCMKNNGKAAIIIGGHTHYDKKGRIQKGKHRFFFNYLYSRYNVVDLINIDGHKLYSRQGTSFDVRLILIDGRKSKPSGAALLKNEERDAVIDSFEELYERVMSVTHLRQDYGRQATPAYAEASADKPRQEFTMTKIELEAQALALELELMSFDELGMPYTPASSSCFVLNTVVPDSMGFETHSALQRIKEAVGGDIDEYVRIKLNYRSNVELCKALSAEQIDAVAMSIYNIEERGVGMIIGDQTGIGKGRIAASIIRYAVEQGVQPVFITEKANLFSDIYRDLSAIGSSHLVPFIVNGRESKTDIKDEDGNIIYQALPATDQNRIFEGKRIPRNFHFVVATYSQFNSPDKKPTKPAFLNAIAEDNIVIMDEAHNSSGSGNTGNFMQSALSKSRGVVFLSATFAKRPDNMPIYAMKTSIRDASMTRDALIEAITKGGVALQEILASQLVAEGQMIRRERSFEGVEVNYITLEDKEQEHKAIADNITSIIRDIIKFQTTYVDKIVDELDDIAVAEGKQVEIREGTSQAGVDNLPYFSKVFNVINQMLFSIKAEEVAERAIARLKEGKKPVIAFASTMGSFIEQMESEAGLAITDGDTINADFSVVLQKGLDGILRYTETDTDGQKVFKKFEISEFPLEAQAEYFRISERIKEASTGITISPIDVIVRKITEAGFKVAEVTGRKYELQLNPKSNKALVLTRKRINTNDAFRQFNNNEVDVLLINQSGSTGASAHAIVTPKVSKDKVKQRVMIVLQAELDINTEVQKRGRINRTGQIFKPIYDYVNSAIPAEKRLMMMLQKKLKSLDANTTSNQKSSTKILDVPDFLNKYGDRIVAEYLKENPEVNMLLDDPLGLSTREVDGAELEDAAHRVSGRVAVLSTLMQQDFYNEISNRYSEYVEYLKQIGEYDLEVEAMDLQAETQVSRTVIVGKGGTSEFGDDSILETVMANVLKKPFSMQELSNLLAESLQGKDGMELQKEVKLEYEGYMEDQLKKEIADNVAYYEDLLQKVPQEKKIQKLVEKGNAVEAQEAIKARTNELHKAMSDSEEKIKRSFNNRRQYLESIFTSFYVGRNLNYPVSSYEGGQELVPAVFLGFIIDKEKKNPYAPSSMRLRFALASSNKYIAIPASYAQDVRAIIGASVGLPHLEKESLLAKWEASIKESTVDRKIRHIITGNVLQAFSAYKGKLVSYTTIDGGIRKGILMPEYWEPGNDVQQKTVVPISRAMKIIRSLTIGSSITTKNGVTIFRQPGKFKIVVSSSRSRGGDTYLDPDLLKIVDGNNFEKISDRMTASLGEGRIDEFVQVLQEKFNDSVSLSPPQYELIKGEIPKKEPKSKPSIVMLPKQSQSEMEQLEFEALALELELELLNFAA; encoded by the coding sequence TTGGATGCAAAGACTAGGCACAATAGGAAATCTATTGAGCGTATTGCTGCATCTTACGGAATCACTGACAAGTCAGAAGTAAAAGAGTACACTGAGCTTGCAATTGTTCTCAAAGCAAGGAGCATTGCACTCTCTGCTCTACCACTTAAAGCGAAATATGAAAGCATCGTTGAGCTTTACCAAAGCCAGGTAAACATTTCCCACCGAACAAGTCAGAGCATTTTATTACAACAATACAGCACACCAGCACCTATTTCGTTCCTGGCCGGAGTCTTCGTCAATGCGGATCAAGACGTTACAGTGTTTGAGCCATCTGCTGGAAATGGCCTTCTGATTATTTCTGCGAATCCATCCAGAGTTGTAGTAAATGAGATTGACAAATTAAGACGATCAAATCTTCAGGATCAAGGATATAAGCAGGTATTATCTCAAGATGCCACTCAACCTTTTAAAGGATTTGAAAAGAAGTTTGATGCAGTCCTAACGAACCCTCCCTTCGGATTATTAGACAAAGACGTCAAATACGAAAGCTTCAGTATTGAAGTGCTCGATCACTTGATGGCCTTGCGTGCGCTGGACTGTATGAAGAATAATGGTAAGGCCGCAATCATTATCGGAGGCCATACACACTATGATAAGAAAGGAAGAATTCAAAAAGGGAAACATCGCTTCTTCTTTAACTATCTCTATAGTCGATACAATGTAGTAGACCTTATCAACATTGATGGACATAAACTCTATTCCCGTCAGGGGACTTCCTTTGATGTCCGGTTGATCTTGATTGATGGACGAAAATCAAAACCCTCTGGTGCTGCTCTTTTAAAAAATGAAGAACGCGATGCAGTAATTGATTCCTTTGAAGAGTTGTATGAGCGAGTAATGAGCGTAACCCACCTCCGTCAAGACTACGGTCGGCAGGCAACACCTGCCTACGCTGAGGCTTCGGCAGATAAACCAAGACAAGAATTTACAATGACAAAAATTGAATTAGAAGCTCAGGCTCTTGCTCTGGAGCTTGAATTAATGAGCTTCGATGAACTTGGTATGCCATATACTCCTGCATCAAGCAGTTGCTTTGTTCTCAATACAGTAGTGCCTGATTCAATGGGCTTCGAAACCCACAGTGCATTGCAGAGAATTAAGGAAGCAGTAGGTGGTGATATAGATGAGTATGTAAGAATTAAACTTAACTATCGAAGTAATGTAGAACTTTGCAAGGCTTTATCAGCCGAACAAATTGATGCAGTAGCGATGTCAATCTACAATATCGAGGAACGAGGTGTTGGAATGATTATCGGAGACCAAACCGGAATTGGTAAAGGTCGAATCGCGGCATCTATTATCCGCTATGCCGTTGAACAAGGAGTGCAGCCCGTCTTCATTACTGAAAAGGCAAATCTGTTCTCTGACATCTACCGTGATTTATCAGCGATTGGTTCTTCTCACCTTGTTCCTTTCATTGTCAATGGTCGTGAGAGTAAGACCGACATTAAGGATGAAGATGGGAACATCATTTACCAGGCACTTCCCGCCACAGACCAAAACAGAATATTTGAGGGAAAGCGCATACCCCGCAACTTTCATTTTGTGGTAGCCACTTACTCACAGTTTAATTCACCAGATAAGAAGCCAACAAAACCTGCATTCTTAAATGCTATTGCAGAGGATAACATTGTAATCATGGATGAAGCACACAATTCATCCGGCTCTGGCAACACCGGAAACTTCATGCAGTCTGCATTATCTAAATCGCGAGGAGTAGTCTTTCTGTCAGCAACATTCGCCAAGCGCCCGGATAACATGCCTATCTATGCGATGAAAACTTCTATCCGCGATGCGAGCATGACAAGGGATGCCCTGATTGAAGCGATTACTAAAGGTGGAGTAGCCTTGCAGGAAATCCTGGCCAGTCAGCTTGTGGCAGAAGGTCAGATGATTAGAAGAGAACGTTCATTTGAAGGTGTGGAAGTAAACTACATTACCCTTGAAGATAAAGAGCAAGAGCATAAAGCCATAGCCGATAATATCACTTCCATCATTCGGGACATCATCAAGTTTCAAACTACCTATGTGGATAAGATTGTGGATGAGCTTGATGACATCGCAGTGGCAGAAGGAAAGCAAGTAGAAATTCGTGAAGGAACATCCCAGGCCGGAGTAGATAACCTGCCATACTTCTCCAAAGTCTTTAATGTGATTAATCAAATGCTTTTCAGCATTAAGGCAGAAGAAGTTGCAGAACGAGCCATTGCCCGATTGAAGGAAGGCAAGAAACCAGTTATCGCTTTTGCCAGCACGATGGGAAGCTTTATTGAACAAATGGAGTCCGAGGCCGGACTGGCAATTACCGATGGTGATACCATCAATGCGGACTTTTCGGTTGTTCTTCAAAAAGGGTTAGATGGGATTTTGCGTTACACGGAAACCGACACGGATGGTCAAAAGGTTTTCAAAAAGTTTGAAATCTCTGAATTCCCTTTAGAAGCCCAAGCTGAATATTTCCGCATTAGTGAGAGAATCAAAGAGGCATCCACTGGAATAACCATTTCCCCCATTGATGTGATTGTCCGAAAGATCACAGAAGCCGGATTCAAAGTGGCGGAGGTTACTGGTCGCAAATACGAATTACAACTAAATCCAAAGTCCAACAAGGCACTTGTCCTCACGCGAAAACGGATTAACACGAACGATGCCTTTCGACAATTCAATAACAATGAAGTCGATGTTCTCTTAATCAATCAGTCAGGAAGTACCGGAGCTTCCGCTCATGCCATTGTGACTCCTAAAGTTTCTAAAGACAAAGTGAAGCAGCGGGTGATGATTGTACTGCAAGCAGAGCTTGATATAAACACGGAGGTTCAGAAACGTGGACGGATAAACCGCACCGGACAGATTTTCAAGCCCATCTATGATTACGTTAACTCTGCTATCCCCGCTGAGAAGCGATTGATGATGATGCTCCAGAAGAAATTGAAATCCCTGGATGCAAACACGACCTCTAACCAAAAGTCATCTACAAAAATTCTGGATGTCCCTGATTTTCTAAATAAGTATGGAGACAGAATCGTTGCAGAATATTTGAAAGAAAATCCGGAGGTCAATATGTTATTGGATGACCCTCTGGGTCTATCAACACGGGAAGTAGATGGAGCAGAATTAGAAGATGCCGCACACAGAGTTTCCGGAAGAGTGGCAGTGTTATCAACACTCATGCAACAGGACTTTTATAATGAAATCTCAAACCGATACAGTGAGTATGTAGAATATCTCAAACAAATAGGTGAGTACGACCTTGAAGTGGAGGCGATGGATCTTCAGGCAGAGACGCAGGTCTCCAGAACCGTGATTGTCGGCAAAGGTGGAACAAGCGAATTTGGGGATGACAGCATTTTGGAAACAGTCATGGCTAATGTTCTCAAAAAACCATTCTCCATGCAAGAGTTAAGCAACCTCCTTGCAGAATCACTCCAGGGAAAGGATGGAATGGAATTACAAAAGGAAGTGAAGCTGGAGTATGAGGGTTACATGGAGGACCAGCTTAAAAAGGAGATCGCGGATAACGTGGCGTACTATGAAGACCTCCTGCAAAAGGTTCCTCAAGAGAAGAAGATTCAAAAACTTGTTGAGAAAGGTAATGCTGTTGAAGCACAGGAGGCGATTAAAGCCAGAACCAACGAGCTTCACAAAGCAATGAGTGATTCGGAGGAAAAGATAAAACGCTCATTCAACAACAGAAGACAATACCTGGAATCCATCTTCACTTCCTTCTATGTAGGACGAAACCTGAACTATCCTGTAAGCAGCTATGAGGGAGGTCAGGAACTTGTGCCTGCTGTCTTTCTGGGTTTCATCATTGATAAGGAAAAAAAGAATCCGTATGCGCCAAGTTCAATGCGTCTTCGCTTCGCGCTGGCAAGTAGCAACAAGTACATCGCCATTCCCGCAAGCTACGCACAGGACGTAAGGGCAATCATTGGTGCCAGTGTCGGATTACCGCATCTTGAAAAGGAATCACTTTTGGCAAAGTGGGAAGCTTCCATTAAAGAAAGTACGGTTGACAGAAAGATACGGCACATCATTACCGGAAATGTGCTTCAGGCTTTCAGTGCTTACAAAGGGAAACTTGTGAGTTATACTACGATTGATGGAGGAATCAGGAAAGGAATCCTCATGCCCGAATATTGGGAGCCAGGAAATGATGTGCAACAAAAAACAGTAGTACCCATTTCCAGGGCAATGAAGATTATTCGGTCTTTAACTATTGGATCAAGTATCACAACAAAGAATGGGGTAACCATCTTCCGGCAACCTGGCAAATTTAAGATTGTAGTTTCCTCCTCACGGTCAAGGGGTGGTGATACATACCTTGATCCTGACCTCTTGAAGATTGTTGATGGAAACAATTTTGAGAAGATTTCCGACCGGATGACCGCATCATTGGGGGAAGGAAGAATAGATGAGTTTGTCCAAGTGCTTCAGGAGAAGTTTAACGATAGCGTTTCGCTTAGTCCTCCGCAATATGAATTAATCAAGGGAGAGATTCCGAAAAAGGAACCGAAGTCAAAGCCTTCCATCGTGATGCTCCCCAAACAATCACAATCAGAAATGGAGCAACTGGAGTTTGAAGCTCTTGCCCTGGAACTCGAATTAGAACTATTAAACTTTGCAGCATAA